The Pecten maximus chromosome 14, xPecMax1.1, whole genome shotgun sequence genome includes a region encoding these proteins:
- the LOC117341652 gene encoding extracellular tyrosine-protein kinase PKDCC-like has protein sequence MTSRRPFARSRIVGDLPVLTNMDKRYVKVSIFLLPFVLYTAVMLKMLDNACQTEILRKHATPPDVFPREQSHNSTLLLHSVLRKYEAIDRQRTKLSEMLNKLLSDESPEALASNDLAVRYFNTRNLRDLKGFDKIGSKIEQPIVTKAKYVFNCTNIHQIKLIKKVGHGVSKQAFLGKFKGQPVAVKMVTRHQKEVRQCLEGIREKGMEWDTFQRSRCFVFPTMKLMKEILLLEQLDHPGFVQLLGYCVRSEESDSTDMSEHGVVAIYEYGERFVLDNLQFLPMKAKLRRAVNLAKFLYYLEYSPLGSLRIKDFKEGHFLLVNSSLKMIDLDDVDNIEPSCDIYSDSDHMTENPKIHYRTCEYDIQCQMGLCIGYNAKQNLKSMNRLFFKRLLYPSSYPSTIVESLSHVNTRLEMLSITALELIEFLEESLSHL, from the coding sequence ATGACGTCACGTCGTCCTTTTGCCAGGAGTCGAATTGTTGGAGATCTGCCAGTGCTGACGAACATGGACAAACGTTACGTGAAGGTGTCGATATTCCTGCTCCCGTTCGTTCTGTACACTGCGGTGATGTTAAAGATGCTAGACAATGCTTGCCAAACGGAGATACTCCGGAAACACGCCACTCCTCCCGACGTGTTCCCACGGGAACAAAGTCATAACTCTACACTCTTACTACACTCGGTATTAAGAAAATACGAAGCCATAGACAGACAGAGAACCAAGCTATCAGAGATGCTAAACAAACTCTTATCGGATGAATCCCCCGAAGCTCTCGCCTCCAATGATCTCGCGGTGCGATACTTCAACACCAGGAATTTGCGAGATTTGAAAGGTTTTGATAAAATCGGCAGTAAAATTGAACAGCCGATTGTAACAAAAGCTAAGTATGTATTCAACTGTACAAACATTCATCAGATTAAGTTAATAAAGAAAGTCGGACACGGCGTTTCAAAACAAGCATTCCTTGgaaagttcaaaggtcaaccaGTGGCGGTAAAAATGGTAACACGTCATCAAAAAGAGGTGCGACAGTGTTTGGAGGGCATTCGTGAAAAGGGTATGGAATGGGACACATTCCAGCGGTCCAGGTGTTTCGTATTTCCAACGATGAAACTAATGAAAGAAATATTACTACTAGAACAACTTGATCATCCGGGCTTTGTTCAGTTGCTAGGTTACTGTGTTCGTAGTGAGGAGAGCGACAGTACAGACATGTCGGAACATGGGGTGGTGGCTATATACGAATACGGAGAAAGATTCGTGTTGGATAATCTTCAGTTTTTACCGATGAAGGCTAAACTTCGTAGGGCTGTTAATTTAGCtaaatttttatattatttagaGTATTCGCCGTTAGGATCTCTTCGCATCAAGGATTTTAAAGAAGGTCATTTTTTATTAGTGAATTCTTCTTTAAAGATGATTGACCTTGACGATGTAGATAATATCGAACCTtcctgtgatatatattcaGACAGTGATCATATGACTGAAAATCCTAAAATTCATTATCGCACGTGTGAATACGATATTCAGTGTCAAATGGGATTATGTATCGGTTATAATGCAAAACAGAATTTGAAATCTATGAATAGACTGTTCTTTAAAAGACTGTTATACCCTTCATCATACCCCTCTACTATTGTCGAGTCTTTATCACATGTCAACACACGTCTTGAAATGCTCAGCATCACTGCGCTAGAACTGATAGAGTTTCTGGAGGAGTCCCTATCACACCTATAG